GTACTACTCGCGGCGCTCGTCGGAGCGGACGCGGCCGTCGACGAGGGTGACGACGCGATCGCACGCGGCGGCGAGGCGCTCGTCGTGGGTGACGACCACGAAGGTGAGCCGCAGGTCGCGGTTGAGGCGGCGCATCTCCTCGAAGACCTCGTCGCCGGTCTCGGTGTCGAGGTTGCCGGTCGGCTCGTCGGCCAGCACGACCGAGGGCTCGGCCACCAGCGCGCGCGCCACGGCGACCCGCTGACGCTGACCGCCGCTCATCGCCGACGGCTTGCGCGCGCCGAGCTCCGCGATGCCGAGGCGGGCGAGCGCGGCCTGGGCTCGCTCGAGCGCGCCGCTGGAGACGCGGCCCTGCCGCACCGCGATCGGCATCGCGACGTTCTCGGCCGCGGTCAGCGCGGGCAGGAGGTGATGGAACTGGAAGACGAAGCCGAGCGCCTCGCCGCGCAGGCGCGTGCGGTCGGCGTCGTCGAGCTCTGTGGTCTCCTCGTCGCCGATGAAGAGCCGGCCCTCGTCCGGGCGGTCGAGCAGGCCGATGACGTTGAGCAGGGTGCTCTTG
This sequence is a window from Sandaracinaceae bacterium. Protein-coding genes within it:
- a CDS encoding ABC transporter ATP-binding protein, with the translated sequence MPEDTPSLRLEGITKSYGDGPSAVRVLHGIDLEVPRGQLLAIMGPSGSGKSTLLNVIGLLDRPDEGRLFIGDEETTELDDADRTRLRGEALGFVFQFHHLLPALTAAENVAMPIAVRQGRVSSGALERAQAALARLGIAELGARKPSAMSGGQRQRVAVARALVAEPSVVLADEPTGNLDTETGDEVFEEMRRLNRDLRLTFVVVTHDERLAAACDRVVTLVDGRVRSDERRE